TTCCGCTAATAAGAAAGGATGTTCATTTCATCGTCAGGGCTGAGATTCATATGTTTGATTTTTATTCACCGAATATCAGCCCTTTCCTTTCGTCGCTTCCCTCTGAGCCCAGCGTATCCCGCCGCGCCCGTTTTGGCCGTGGCTGCTTCCGTTTGTTGCCAACAGTCGGAGAAGTGAGAACATGGCCGAATTCGATCGAACGGCACATTCGCAAGACCTCTTCTTTTTCCAGCAGAGCCAGCGCCTGCTAGGCCTGTCGTTCCCGGACGACGATCCCCCTTCGGCCACCGACCACCGGGGCCGCGCCTTTCCCGTGCGGATGGTTGTCGAGCGCCTGGAAGCCCAGGAGGCCCTGGGCCAAGACTTCCGATTCGAGTTGACGCTGTTGGCCGACCATGCGGGGCTCGTGCTGGCGGACATGCTGGGCAAACTGTTGGCGGTGTCGCTGGTCAAGCCGGATGGCACGCTGCGCTGGTTCACCGGACGCGTGGCGGAATTCTCGTTGGTGGGCAGTGACCCCGGCATAGCGACCTATCGGGCCGTGCTCCGGCCGTGGCTGTGGTTTGCGCGGCATCGGGTGAACGACCGCGTATTCCGGGACCAGAGCCTGTACCAGCAGATTGCCGAAATCCTGCAAGACTACGGGGCCTGGGCGCAGTGGGACTGGAGCGTGAGCGGTGAAGACCCGCCGATGACCATGGCTGTGCAGGGTGCCGGCCTGGGCGAGAGCGACCACAATTACATCTACAGGCGGCTGGAAGCGCAGGGCAAGACCTGCCGCGACGAACACGATGCAACCGGCCACCGGCTCGTCATCTTCGACAGCAATAACCGATGCCCGCCGGTGGAGGAGCGCGATCCCCGGATACCCTTCCAAGCCGAGGGCGGGCCGCAGGAAGAAAACGCCATCCAGCGCTGGACGCCGGTGCAGACAGCGGCGGCCGCCTTGTTCGCGGCGAGCGCGTTTGACTTCAAGCACCCGCAGGCGCGGCATCGCACGGACTCGACGCAGCACAAGCAAGGCCGCGTGCCCGAGCTGGAGACGCACGAATACGCGGGGCACTACGGCTTCCCGAAAGAGGACCCCACGGGCGCTGTGCTGCTGAACTTGCGCCGCGAGGAAATCGAAGCACACGCGCAGCAGTACCAGGCCGAGGGCAACAACGCCAGTGTGGCGAGCGGCCTCTGGTTCGAGTTGTCCGGGCACTTCAGCAACACGGAGCGCAAGGAGGACAGCCAATATCTGATCGTGGAGGCCAGCCACAGCGCAAGCAACAACTACCTTGCGGAACTTGGTCCGCTGGCGGGGCAGAAAGCGCAGCCGCTTGCCGGCCGCAAGGGCGAATACCGCAACCGCTTTACCGCGATCAAGCGCGCGGTGCCGTGGCGCCCCGGCCGGGGACGGAACAGCATCGAATGGACGGTGGCCGGACACCAGACGGCGATGGTGGTCGGCCACAACGGCCTGGGGGCGCTGGATGTGGACGAATACGGTCGCATCCTGATCCGGTTCCACTGGGACCGGGAAGGAAAATTCAGTGCGCGCGTGCGGGTGGCGAGCAATTGGGCGGGCGGCGAAACCGGCATGGTGTCGTGGCCGCGCGTGGGCAGCGAGGTGGTGGTGGTCGCGCTGGATGGCAACCCCGATCATTTCCTCGTAATCAGCGTCGTCCATAACGCCCACCGCATGCCGCCGTGGCAGTTGCCGACGCAGAAGGCGCTGATGGGCATCCGCAGCCGGGAGCTGACGCCGGATGGCGGCAACGATCCCGGAGGCCGCAGCAACGCCTTGGTGTTGGACGACACCACGGGCAGGATTCAGGCGCAACTCAAGAGCGATCACCTGGATAGCTCATTGAGCTTGGGGCACATCACGCGGATCGACGGCACGACCGGCCGACAGAACCCGCGCGGTCAGGGCTTCGCACTGGATACCGAGGGCCACGGCGTGAACCGTGCCGCTGCCGGGATGCAGCTCACCACCGAAGCCCAGCCCGGTGGGCGGGGGCACATGATGGACGCGGGTGCGCCGGTCGCGCGGCTGACGGTGGCCCACGAACTGCACGAACGGTTGTCGGAGGCGGCGCGCGCGGCGGGGGTGCAGCAAGCGGACGACCAGGGCGAGGTCGCCAAGCAATTGCACCAGCAGAATGCCGACCTGAAAGGCAACGGCGGCGATCCGGCGCAGGGGCAATTCCCCGAGTTCCAGCAACCGCACCTGATGCTGGCCAGCCCGGCCGGCATCCAGAGCAGTACGGCGGGCAGCACGCACCAGCAGAGCAACGCGCATCACGCGATCACCAGCGGCGGGCACGCCAGCATTGCCACGGGGCGCAGCTTCATCGCCAGCGCCAAGGATGCGATCCGGCTGTTTGCCTACCGGCTCGGCCTGAAGCTGGTGGCCGCCAGCGGGGACATCGACATGCAGGCGCTTAAAAACAGTATCAACATCCTGGCGAATCTGGAGATCAAGATGGAGGGCAAGCGGATTTACATCAACGCCGAAGAGGAAGTCGTGGTCAATGGGGGCGGCAGCTATACGCGCTGGAACGGGTCGGGCATTACGAACGGCACCAATGGCCCATTCCAGGTGCACGCGGGGGACTATTTGTTCGCGGGGCCGGACAGCCGGCCGGTGGTGCCGCACGCGGTCACGTCAGCGCTAAAGCCGGGCGAATCCGTACCCGTAGTGGACGCACTGGGCAACAAGGTGCCTGATAGCCATGCCATCGTGCGGCCCGGTGAGAACGAGTCGCGCACGGCCATCGAAGGCGGCAAGATCGCCCCCGAGGCATCGCTCAATCATCATGTGCTGCGGCGCTGGCGGCGTCCGCAAGGCTGAACATGTCCAACCAAGAAAAACCACTCAAGGACGGATCGATGGAATCCAAGACTGACAAGCCGAACGACTGGTCGAAATTGTCGCCCGCTGTCGTGGAGGCATTGAGGCGAGGCGAACCCCTGTATGTCGTGGACGCATTGGGAAACGGCGTCGTCCCTGACAGCCCTGTCACCGTTGTGACCGACAAGGGGGAGTTCCAATACAACATCACGAACGGCCGACTCGACCCCGCAGCCGTGGAAATATTGCTCAATGACAGCAACGCCGTGTTGCTGCGACGCTGGCGCCCCCAGCGATGACCCGCGCATCGGTCTATTCAGAACACTTCAAGGAGGTAGCGTTGGAACGCGAGCATCATCTTTTTTCGTGGTATCGCGGTGCCATCATGCGCGGCGTGCTGCTGACCGCCGCGACGGCCACACTGCTGCCTTTGACCGGCTGCGGCCTCTCGCCCGCCGACCGGGCTGCCGCATCGGTCGGCTTTGGTGACACGATCAGCGAGAAGACGCTGAACAACATGGCTCGACCACCGAAGCAGGTCGTGTATCGCTTCGACGATCACCGCTACATCGAGAGCGATCCAGGGCCGGGGTACAACCTGCCGTGTCAGGCTGAGTTGTTCTATGTGGATGAGCGGTTGGGCATTCGGACGCAGTTCGGCGGGAACGGCAAACGCAATCCGACAGGGCTGTTCAAGGTAGTCAATTCGCCTTACGTGATTGCTCGGGATGACGATGCTCTCTATGTTTCCTTCGATCAGGGCCGCAGCTTTGAATTTACTGTGATTGCCAGTAGTGCCGATGTTGTTGTTGTGGGAAACAACATCTATGTCGGGAGTGGAAGTGATGGCAGTCCAGTTGGGGCATTCACTGGTCGTTCAATCAGACGTCTCGTCATCAAGCCAGCCGAGAAAAAGATCGAGCTCCAGTACACCGCGCAAGAACCCCTTGCTCCGGATGACGTGGAGCGGCTGGCGAGAGCAAGATTTCCCGTGCCGGCGCCTGATCCGCGATATGCCGAACTAAAAAAAGCCGCCCGCGAGCACGTGGTCAATAGCCGGTATCAAGACCCGGATCAGTATTTCACGTGCAGAAGGAATCTCCAGTGGCGTCCCTCCATCAACCGTGAACGCCAATTGCAGAAGCAACCACAGCAAAGCTTATCGACCATCAACGCGAGCCCGAATCCATGAGAGCCCCCAAGTTCAAGCACTTCGCACCCAAGGTCGATGCGCTTCAGGAGGTGCCGCTAAGGTACGAGTCCAACCCGTTCACGCTCGAACTCGGTCGCCTCATCGACGGCCCCGAGAACGAGGGCAAACCAGTGAACCGCGTGCTTAACCCGCTGCCGTGCCTCGTGATCTTCGTGCACGGAGTCAAC
The nucleotide sequence above comes from Ralstonia solanacearum K60. Encoded proteins:
- the vgrG gene encoding type VI secretion system Vgr family protein: MAEFDRTAHSQDLFFFQQSQRLLGLSFPDDDPPSATDHRGRAFPVRMVVERLEAQEALGQDFRFELTLLADHAGLVLADMLGKLLAVSLVKPDGTLRWFTGRVAEFSLVGSDPGIATYRAVLRPWLWFARHRVNDRVFRDQSLYQQIAEILQDYGAWAQWDWSVSGEDPPMTMAVQGAGLGESDHNYIYRRLEAQGKTCRDEHDATGHRLVIFDSNNRCPPVEERDPRIPFQAEGGPQEENAIQRWTPVQTAAAALFAASAFDFKHPQARHRTDSTQHKQGRVPELETHEYAGHYGFPKEDPTGAVLLNLRREEIEAHAQQYQAEGNNASVASGLWFELSGHFSNTERKEDSQYLIVEASHSASNNYLAELGPLAGQKAQPLAGRKGEYRNRFTAIKRAVPWRPGRGRNSIEWTVAGHQTAMVVGHNGLGALDVDEYGRILIRFHWDREGKFSARVRVASNWAGGETGMVSWPRVGSEVVVVALDGNPDHFLVISVVHNAHRMPPWQLPTQKALMGIRSRELTPDGGNDPGGRSNALVLDDTTGRIQAQLKSDHLDSSLSLGHITRIDGTTGRQNPRGQGFALDTEGHGVNRAAAGMQLTTEAQPGGRGHMMDAGAPVARLTVAHELHERLSEAARAAGVQQADDQGEVAKQLHQQNADLKGNGGDPAQGQFPEFQQPHLMLASPAGIQSSTAGSTHQQSNAHHAITSGGHASIATGRSFIASAKDAIRLFAYRLGLKLVAASGDIDMQALKNSINILANLEIKMEGKRIYINAEEEVVVNGGGSYTRWNGSGITNGTNGPFQVHAGDYLFAGPDSRPVVPHAVTSALKPGESVPVVDALGNKVPDSHAIVRPGENESRTAIEGGKIAPEASLNHHVLRRWRRPQG
- a CDS encoding T6SS immunity protein Tli3 family protein; its protein translation is MTRASVYSEHFKEVALEREHHLFSWYRGAIMRGVLLTAATATLLPLTGCGLSPADRAAASVGFGDTISEKTLNNMARPPKQVVYRFDDHRYIESDPGPGYNLPCQAELFYVDERLGIRTQFGGNGKRNPTGLFKVVNSPYVIARDDDALYVSFDQGRSFEFTVIASSADVVVVGNNIYVGSGSDGSPVGAFTGRSIRRLVIKPAEKKIELQYTAQEPLAPDDVERLARARFPVPAPDPRYAELKKAAREHVVNSRYQDPDQYFTCRRNLQWRPSINRERQLQKQPQQSLSTINASPNP